One segment of Curtobacterium sp. MR_MD2014 DNA contains the following:
- the nudC gene encoding NAD(+) diphosphatase has protein sequence MTVEFAARLPLSRNELDRDAEFRTTPDLDRVLRADPDTRWLPVRGAELLRDADGALRFVGADAVPEHAVTLYLGRAVTDAADAPAGTRFAAALLDATAAAAIEPDDEAWSSLRMFGTELSARDQGLAVEAVAMANWHAVHGFSPRTGSPSDVVSGGWVRRDPEGHELFPRTDAAIIVGVTDADDRILLGSNAAWDADRYSLLAGFVEPGESLEDAVRREVWEESGVRVEEPEYLGSQPWPFPASLMVGFRARAVDGDPSTARPDGVEILDVRWFSRDEVRERAGDTLLLPGRTSIARAIIEEWYGGPLDVP, from the coding sequence GTGACCGTCGAGTTCGCCGCCAGACTCCCGCTGTCCCGCAACGAACTCGACCGCGACGCGGAGTTCCGGACCACCCCCGACCTCGACCGCGTCCTGCGGGCCGACCCGGACACCCGGTGGCTGCCCGTCCGCGGTGCCGAGCTGCTCCGTGACGCCGACGGCGCGCTCCGGTTCGTGGGCGCCGACGCGGTGCCCGAGCACGCGGTGACGCTCTACCTCGGCCGAGCGGTCACCGACGCCGCCGACGCTCCTGCCGGCACGCGCTTCGCCGCCGCGCTGCTCGACGCGACGGCCGCCGCCGCGATCGAGCCCGACGACGAGGCGTGGTCGAGCCTGCGCATGTTCGGCACCGAGCTGTCCGCCCGCGACCAGGGCCTCGCGGTCGAGGCCGTCGCGATGGCGAACTGGCACGCCGTGCACGGGTTCTCCCCGCGCACCGGCTCGCCGTCCGACGTCGTCAGCGGCGGGTGGGTCCGCCGCGACCCCGAGGGGCACGAGCTCTTCCCGCGGACCGACGCGGCGATCATCGTCGGGGTCACCGACGCCGACGACCGCATCCTGCTCGGGTCGAACGCCGCGTGGGACGCCGACCGCTACTCGCTGCTCGCCGGCTTCGTCGAACCGGGGGAGTCCCTCGAGGACGCCGTCCGCCGCGAGGTCTGGGAGGAGTCCGGCGTGCGCGTCGAGGAGCCCGAGTACCTCGGGTCGCAGCCCTGGCCGTTCCCCGCGTCGCTCATGGTCGGCTTCCGCGCACGCGCCGTGGACGGCGATCCCTCGACCGCTCGACCGGACGGCGTCGAGATCCTCGACGTCCGGTGGTTCTCGCGCGACGAGGTCCGCGAGCGTGCCGGCGACACCCTGCTGCTGCCCGGCCGCACGTCGATCGCCCGCGCGATCATCGAGGAGTGGTACGGCGGGCCGCTGGACGTGCCGTGA
- a CDS encoding phosphotransferase, whose amino-acid sequence MAGSQFTLAALATTAVPGLVVTGTRTLGSAASGDYESAVLRDADGALSAIRRPRNQRAEARQSADLVAIRALSAGIRSRLPFAVAEYRGQAPIGSTRAIVTTYVPGTHPTLRDLTERPDLATAVGRAVAAVHQLPTSFVTDAGLPSLTPFEVLRSAVSVMDRAVATKLVPAALVERWEGAARDQQLWQFTPTVVHGALGTGVVLVDGDSVTGVLDWGELRLGDPAKDLAWVLAGHRDAFDTVISAYEANGGGRDRQLAQRARVHHELETAQWLLHGVQAKSTEVVDDAVAMMHRLVDAVQTPSAAPLQSVSPETMEIGEVEQLLSSTERRHG is encoded by the coding sequence ATGGCGGGATCCCAGTTCACTCTAGCCGCGTTGGCGACCACAGCCGTTCCCGGTCTGGTCGTCACGGGCACGCGCACACTCGGCTCGGCCGCCTCCGGTGACTACGAGTCGGCCGTCCTCCGCGACGCGGACGGCGCGCTCAGTGCGATCCGTCGCCCGCGCAACCAGCGGGCCGAGGCCCGGCAGTCCGCGGACCTCGTCGCGATCCGTGCCCTGAGCGCCGGCATCCGTTCGCGTCTGCCGTTCGCCGTGGCCGAGTACCGCGGTCAGGCGCCGATCGGCTCGACCCGGGCGATCGTCACGACCTACGTGCCGGGCACCCACCCGACGCTGCGCGACCTGACCGAGCGTCCCGACCTCGCGACAGCCGTCGGCCGTGCCGTCGCGGCCGTCCACCAGCTGCCGACGAGCTTCGTGACGGACGCGGGACTGCCGTCGCTCACCCCGTTCGAGGTCCTGCGCTCCGCCGTCTCCGTGATGGACCGCGCGGTCGCCACGAAGCTCGTGCCCGCCGCACTCGTCGAACGGTGGGAGGGCGCTGCGCGCGACCAGCAGCTCTGGCAGTTCACCCCGACGGTCGTGCACGGCGCGCTGGGCACCGGGGTCGTCCTGGTCGACGGCGACTCGGTCACCGGCGTCCTCGACTGGGGCGAGCTCCGACTCGGCGACCCCGCGAAGGACCTGGCATGGGTGCTCGCCGGTCACCGCGACGCCTTCGACACCGTGATCAGTGCGTACGAGGCGAACGGCGGGGGTCGGGACCGCCAGCTCGCCCAGCGCGCCCGCGTCCACCACGAGCTCGAGACCGCCCAGTGGCTGCTGCACGGCGTGCAGGCGAAGAGCACCGAGGTGGTCGACGACGCGGTCGCGATGATGCACCGGCTGGTCGACGCCGTGCAGACCCCGAGCGCGGCGCCGCTGCAGTCGGTCTCCCCCGAGACGATGGAGATCGGCGAGGTCGAGCAGTTGCTGTCGTCGACCGAGCGTCGACACGGCTGA
- a CDS encoding ATP-dependent helicase, whose product MTDPRAATGAAPVRPPSPDDLLAALDAEQQTVARTLLGPVAVLAGAGTGKTRAITHRIAYGVATGTYSPNHVLALTFTTRAAGELRSRLRALGAGTVQARTFHAAAMAQLSYFWPDTVGGHAPRIVESKGRVIAHAADTVGIHVDTPVLRDLAAEVEWRKVQMLTYDEYEAAAADRVMPRDTPPRRVIDLMKAYEQLKDDRRQLDFEDVLLATLGMVESEPRVASYVRQQYRFFVVDEYQDVSPVQHDLLRAWLGGRDDVCVVGDASQTIYSFAGASSRYLLGFGSEFPRGSVVRLERNYRSTPEVVHAANTLMRGQPGALDLVAQSVERGPEPEVLPCVHDGDEAQTVARRIGELVASGAAFGDCAVLFRVGAQSAALESALGRAGIPYRVQGGTRFFDRPEVKLAVHHMRGEAVRQTDDELTRRVGLVLQLSGWTPTPPDGTGAVRDQWEALQAVMGLAEAAPAGTTMQQFTQDLVDRAATHHEPELDAVTLATMHSSKGLEWPHVVVVGAAEGLLPISHATTDAEVDEERRLFYVGLTRARRSVTVTWSRQGSTRGGARAPSRFLAALDRRTEGAVPPAAG is encoded by the coding sequence GTGACCGATCCCCGCGCGGCGACCGGTGCCGCACCGGTGCGCCCGCCGTCGCCGGACGATCTGCTCGCGGCGCTCGACGCCGAGCAGCAGACCGTGGCCCGGACGTTGCTCGGCCCCGTCGCCGTGCTCGCCGGCGCAGGGACCGGCAAGACCCGGGCGATCACCCACCGGATCGCGTACGGGGTCGCGACCGGCACGTACTCGCCGAACCACGTCCTCGCGCTCACCTTCACGACACGGGCGGCCGGGGAACTCCGGTCGCGGCTGCGCGCGCTCGGCGCCGGGACGGTCCAGGCGCGGACCTTCCACGCCGCGGCGATGGCACAGCTCAGCTACTTCTGGCCGGACACCGTCGGCGGGCACGCCCCGCGCATCGTGGAGTCCAAGGGTCGGGTCATCGCGCACGCCGCCGACACGGTCGGGATCCACGTGGACACCCCGGTGCTCCGCGACCTCGCGGCCGAGGTCGAGTGGCGCAAGGTGCAGATGCTCACCTACGACGAGTACGAGGCCGCTGCGGCCGACCGGGTGATGCCGCGGGACACCCCGCCCCGGCGGGTGATCGACCTCATGAAGGCGTACGAGCAGCTCAAGGACGACCGTCGGCAACTCGACTTCGAGGACGTCCTGCTCGCGACGCTCGGCATGGTCGAGTCGGAGCCGCGGGTGGCCTCGTACGTCCGACAGCAGTACCGGTTCTTCGTCGTGGACGAGTACCAGGACGTCTCGCCCGTGCAGCACGACCTGCTGCGCGCGTGGCTCGGCGGCCGCGACGACGTGTGCGTGGTCGGTGACGCCAGCCAGACGATCTACTCGTTCGCGGGCGCGTCGAGCCGGTACCTGCTGGGCTTCGGGTCGGAGTTCCCCCGCGGGTCGGTCGTGCGCCTCGAACGGAACTACCGGTCGACGCCCGAGGTGGTGCACGCCGCGAACACCCTGATGCGCGGGCAGCCCGGTGCGCTCGACCTCGTCGCGCAGTCCGTCGAGCGGGGCCCGGAGCCGGAGGTGCTGCCCTGCGTGCACGACGGCGACGAGGCGCAGACCGTCGCCCGTCGCATCGGCGAGCTCGTGGCGTCGGGAGCGGCGTTCGGCGACTGCGCGGTGCTCTTCCGCGTCGGCGCGCAGTCCGCCGCGCTCGAGTCCGCCCTCGGTCGCGCCGGCATCCCGTACCGGGTGCAGGGCGGCACGCGGTTCTTCGACCGGCCCGAGGTGAAGCTCGCGGTGCACCACATGCGCGGCGAGGCCGTCCGGCAGACCGACGACGAGCTCACCCGCCGGGTCGGGCTCGTGCTGCAGCTGAGCGGCTGGACCCCGACGCCGCCGGACGGCACCGGCGCGGTCCGCGACCAGTGGGAGGCGTTGCAGGCGGTCATGGGCCTGGCCGAGGCAGCGCCCGCCGGCACGACGATGCAGCAGTTCACGCAGGACCTGGTCGACCGTGCGGCGACCCACCACGAGCCGGAGCTCGACGCCGTGACCCTCGCCACCATGCACTCCTCGAAGGGTCTGGAGTGGCCCCACGTCGTGGTCGTGGGCGCCGCCGAGGGGCTGCTGCCCATCTCCCACGCCACGACCGACGCCGAGGTCGACGAGGAGCGCCGGCTGTTCTACGTCGGGCTGACCCGCGCGCGTCGCTCGGTCACCGTCACGTGGTCACGGCAGGGTTCCACGCGCGGGGGTGCCCGGGCGCCGAGTCGGTTCCTGGCAGCGCTCGACAGGCGCACCGAGGGTGCTGTGCCACCGGCAGCAGGCTGA
- a CDS encoding ATP-dependent DNA helicase has translation MTTHTDTQPGADAAVDTAAPPAAHDADAIADALGRPRPTDQQRAVIESPLAPALVVAGAGSGKTETMASRVVWLLANGFVRPAEVLGLTFTRKAAGELSVRINDRIRALEDVGLLTAGDAFEAPTVSTYNAFANAVFRENALLVGRDGESQVLTEPSAWQLARRVVVGARDDRLAGLDRDVDTVTAAVVALAGAVSEHLVDPADLRRFAIDFGALLELPGNARGNPYKAVTDTVAAIGALEPLVDLVEEFRRQKVDRGFVEFSDQIALALAAAESAPRVVDDLRSRFRVVLLDEYQDTSVVQTRFLARLFRGHPVMAVGDPHQSIYGFRGASAANLARFPRDFAVAPVAPVAPDAPDAPVAPDAPVAGTDGAGTPAPVTFALSTSWRNPVDVLAGANAVVDPLSAASEVAVERLAPRPGADAGTVTAVFPETLPEEADAVARWFADRRSASPEGSMALLLRSRKDLSAFTAALGAHRVPFHVLGTGGLLQRPEIVDLVACLRVLHDPAAGNDLIRLLAGARWRVGAADVAALHELARWLFRRDHTQQRLDDELTAAFRASVAAGEHGSIVDALDFVASAPDEHGALEGISPAGRQRMRELGQQLAALRARAAGDLVDFVTLVVQEMRLDVEVAAHEQGSAAFLDAFVDELAGFVTTDDRADLGAFLGWIDAAARRDDMGPRSEEPEAGTVQILTIHGSKGLEWDAVAVPRLVEGALPARPQEGSSGWLGFGRLPYEFRGDADELPRLEWRGHADQKGVVDAIEAYKEQVKARNEDEERRLTYVALTRARHDLLVSGSSWAGGVKPTPPSRYLRDLVAAGVVAADAVPDGTVHEENPLGGDGATQTWPHVPFGQRGARVLAAADRVRNANPGAAGRFAADIDLLLAERQAARSDRRRVAIPHRVPASGFKDYIGQPDAVAERLRRPMPERPYRATRLGTLFHQWVEQRARSGGSLETLDLWDDERELDADEAVDASTDAAVTDDDARRLAAFQATFARSRWADLTPVEVEREIHIPFLGHSVVCKLDAVYEIDGRAEVVDWKTGKAPTGTADLAARQLQLALYRVAYAEFTGRPVDEVDAVFYFVADDLEVRPTALLDRAGLERAWQEALG, from the coding sequence GTGACGACCCATACCGACACACAGCCCGGGGCCGACGCAGCTGTCGACACCGCCGCACCCCCGGCGGCCCACGACGCCGACGCGATCGCCGACGCCCTCGGCCGACCGCGCCCGACCGACCAGCAGCGTGCGGTCATCGAGTCGCCGCTCGCTCCCGCGCTCGTCGTCGCGGGAGCCGGCAGCGGCAAGACGGAGACGATGGCGTCGCGGGTGGTGTGGCTGCTCGCGAACGGGTTCGTCCGTCCCGCCGAGGTGCTCGGGCTGACGTTCACCCGCAAGGCGGCCGGTGAGCTGTCCGTGCGCATCAACGACCGGATCCGTGCGCTCGAGGACGTCGGGCTCCTGACCGCCGGCGACGCCTTCGAGGCCCCGACGGTCTCCACCTACAACGCGTTCGCCAACGCCGTGTTCCGCGAGAACGCCCTGCTGGTCGGACGCGACGGCGAGTCCCAGGTGCTCACCGAGCCCTCCGCCTGGCAGCTCGCCCGTCGGGTGGTCGTCGGTGCGCGGGACGACCGGCTCGCCGGGCTCGACCGCGACGTCGACACCGTGACCGCTGCCGTCGTGGCCCTCGCCGGGGCGGTGTCCGAGCACCTCGTCGACCCGGCCGACCTGCGTCGCTTCGCGATCGACTTCGGTGCGCTGCTCGAGCTGCCCGGGAACGCCAGGGGCAACCCCTACAAGGCCGTGACCGACACCGTCGCAGCGATCGGAGCGCTGGAGCCGCTCGTCGACCTCGTCGAGGAGTTCCGACGGCAGAAGGTCGACCGCGGCTTCGTGGAGTTCTCGGACCAGATCGCCCTCGCGCTCGCCGCGGCCGAGTCCGCCCCGCGGGTGGTCGACGACCTGCGGAGCCGGTTCCGTGTGGTGCTCCTCGACGAGTACCAGGACACCTCCGTGGTGCAGACACGCTTCCTCGCCCGGCTCTTCCGCGGACACCCGGTGATGGCGGTCGGCGATCCGCACCAGTCGATCTACGGCTTCCGCGGGGCGAGCGCGGCGAACCTGGCCCGCTTCCCGCGCGACTTCGCGGTCGCACCGGTCGCACCGGTCGCACCGGACGCACCGGACGCACCGGTCGCACCGGACGCACCGGTCGCGGGGACGGACGGTGCCGGAACGCCGGCGCCGGTGACCTTCGCCCTGTCCACGAGCTGGCGCAACCCGGTCGACGTGCTCGCCGGCGCGAACGCCGTCGTCGACCCGCTGTCGGCTGCGTCGGAGGTCGCCGTGGAGCGACTCGCGCCGCGACCCGGTGCGGACGCCGGCACGGTGACGGCCGTCTTCCCCGAGACCCTGCCCGAGGAGGCGGACGCGGTCGCCCGCTGGTTCGCGGACCGCCGGAGTGCCTCGCCGGAGGGCTCGATGGCGCTGCTGCTGCGCTCGCGGAAGGACCTGTCGGCGTTCACCGCCGCGCTCGGTGCACACCGGGTGCCGTTCCACGTGCTCGGCACCGGCGGCCTCCTGCAGCGACCCGAGATCGTCGACCTGGTGGCGTGTCTCCGGGTGCTCCACGACCCGGCGGCCGGCAACGACCTCATCCGCCTGCTCGCCGGCGCACGGTGGCGGGTCGGTGCCGCCGACGTCGCCGCGCTGCACGAACTCGCCCGCTGGCTGTTCCGCCGCGACCACACGCAGCAGCGCCTCGACGACGAGCTGACCGCGGCGTTCCGCGCGTCCGTCGCCGCCGGGGAGCACGGATCGATCGTCGACGCGCTCGACTTCGTCGCGAGCGCCCCCGACGAGCACGGCGCCCTCGAGGGCATCAGTCCCGCCGGCCGCCAGCGGATGCGCGAGCTCGGGCAGCAGCTCGCCGCGCTCCGGGCCCGGGCGGCCGGGGACCTGGTCGACTTCGTGACCCTGGTCGTGCAGGAGATGCGGCTCGACGTCGAGGTCGCCGCCCACGAGCAGGGGAGCGCCGCCTTCCTCGACGCGTTCGTCGACGAGCTCGCCGGGTTCGTGACGACCGACGACCGCGCCGACCTCGGTGCCTTCCTCGGCTGGATCGACGCCGCCGCCCGCCGCGACGACATGGGCCCGCGGTCCGAGGAGCCGGAGGCCGGCACGGTGCAGATCCTGACGATCCACGGGTCGAAGGGCCTGGAGTGGGACGCGGTCGCGGTGCCGCGGCTCGTCGAGGGCGCGCTCCCCGCCCGACCGCAGGAAGGATCCTCGGGGTGGCTCGGCTTCGGCCGCCTGCCGTACGAGTTCCGCGGGGACGCCGACGAGCTCCCGCGGCTCGAGTGGCGGGGGCACGCGGACCAGAAGGGCGTCGTCGACGCCATCGAGGCCTACAAGGAGCAGGTGAAGGCCCGGAACGAGGACGAGGAGCGTCGGCTGACCTACGTGGCGCTGACGCGGGCACGGCACGACCTGCTCGTGTCCGGGTCGTCGTGGGCCGGCGGGGTCAAGCCGACGCCGCCGAGTCGGTACCTCCGGGACCTCGTCGCGGCAGGGGTCGTCGCTGCCGACGCCGTCCCCGACGGCACCGTGCACGAGGAGAACCCCCTCGGCGGGGACGGGGCGACCCAGACCTGGCCGCACGTGCCGTTCGGGCAGCGGGGTGCCCGGGTCCTCGCGGCAGCCGACCGCGTCCGGAACGCGAACCCCGGTGCGGCCGGGCGCTTCGCGGCGGACATCGACCTGTTGCTCGCCGAGCGGCAGGCTGCACGGTCGGACCGGCGCCGCGTCGCGATCCCGCACCGCGTCCCGGCCTCGGGGTTCAAGGACTACATCGGCCAGCCGGACGCGGTCGCCGAGCGCCTGCGCCGGCCCATGCCGGAGCGGCCGTACCGTGCGACCAGGCTCGGCACGCTCTTCCACCAGTGGGTCGAGCAGCGCGCGCGCAGCGGTGGCTCGCTCGAGACCCTCGACCTGTGGGACGACGAACGCGAGCTCGACGCGGACGAGGCCGTGGACGCCTCGACCGACGCCGCGGTCACCGACGACGACGCACGACGACTGGCGGCGTTCCAGGCGACCTTCGCCCGGTCACGCTGGGCCGACCTGACCCCGGTGGAGGTCGAGCGCGAGATCCACATCCCGTTCCTCGGGCACAGCGTGGTGTGCAAGCTCGACGCGGTGTACGAGATCGACGGTCGCGCCGAGGTGGTGGACTGGAAGACCGGCAAGGCACCGACCGGCACGGCAGACCTGGCCGCGCGGCAGCTGCAGCTCGCGCTGTACCGGGTGGCGTACGCCGAGTTCACCGGGCGACCGGTCGACGAGGTGGACGCCGTCTTCTACTTCGTCGCGGACGACCTCGAGGTGCGGCCCACGGCACTGCTCGACCGTGCCGGTCTCGAGCGCGCCTGGCAGGAGGCGCTCGGCTGA